The Aureispira anguillae genome contains a region encoding:
- a CDS encoding AAA family ATPase, which produces MLVDVDFSKLKTSWTKYDIVQVMDVVYDKETLYKFKKQEAKIDEPILRSFLGVNSLKDPLPDYWLEIQNHPKEKSLFALFCVLFTHGDIIASFANKYSEGNMKGVFTIENGKQYTNIRSALIESGAAAPFLRREDKVPYDFTPIFQNLYVGKLFKQVLEERITRLLKRKPTQSEFYAICYANDFYKALSVSKTQFKDWLEGIKVVRSSFIDAVHISNFFSVEDVNLKDIEGAKEVYFLGENGDGKSLILMAIYLAFNRHLIVNEMNKEKTGKVVDIIKNNKRMELIGIDDRNKVYAKKNVGFLNNFLAYGTHRGRYSTDDPEEYGFMSLFDNNQTLTNPVSWLKHQKYLELSLGTSKENQQSSLSVSSLEKIFHNLLEKNVKISVDGRGVTFEEKGTILNFDQLSEGYKSIIIFISDLLSRLLKNQPETKNIEELHGIVLVDEIDLHLHPKWQRSLAEKLRKLLPNIQFMFTTHSPTIIQGASNDAIIYRVFRNSNDGKTRVSAPYYRKDLNHLMINTLLTSPLFGLEDSRLDTNNNNSDTSQTYLLYKINKKLEDMLSERKEKGETFISDNEIDSLIQNIIDEELG; this is translated from the coding sequence ATGCTAGTAGATGTAGATTTTTCAAAACTAAAAACATCGTGGACTAAATATGATATAGTTCAAGTAATGGATGTTGTATATGATAAAGAAACACTTTATAAATTTAAAAAGCAAGAAGCTAAAATAGATGAACCCATCCTTAGATCTTTTCTTGGGGTAAATTCTCTTAAAGACCCTTTACCTGATTATTGGCTCGAAATCCAAAACCATCCTAAAGAAAAATCTCTTTTTGCACTCTTTTGTGTATTATTTACTCACGGTGATATTATAGCTTCATTTGCGAATAAATACTCTGAAGGAAATATGAAAGGCGTATTTACTATTGAAAATGGAAAACAATATACAAATATAAGGAGTGCTTTAATTGAATCTGGTGCTGCTGCTCCTTTTTTAAGAAGAGAAGATAAAGTACCTTATGATTTTACACCAATATTTCAAAATCTTTACGTTGGGAAGTTATTTAAACAAGTTTTAGAAGAAAGAATTACTAGATTGTTAAAACGTAAACCAACGCAATCTGAATTTTATGCCATTTGTTATGCTAATGATTTTTATAAAGCTCTTAGCGTTTCTAAAACCCAATTTAAAGATTGGCTGGAGGGCATAAAAGTAGTTAGAAGTAGCTTCATTGATGCTGTTCATATATCAAATTTCTTTTCTGTAGAAGATGTAAATTTAAAAGATATAGAGGGGGCTAAAGAGGTTTATTTTTTAGGAGAAAATGGAGATGGTAAATCTCTAATCTTAATGGCTATTTATCTTGCTTTCAATAGACACCTCATTGTAAATGAGATGAATAAAGAAAAAACTGGAAAAGTTGTTGATATTATCAAAAATAATAAAAGAATGGAGTTAATAGGAATTGATGATAGAAACAAAGTATATGCGAAAAAAAATGTAGGATTTTTAAATAACTTTTTAGCCTATGGAACCCACCGAGGAAGATATTCAACAGATGATCCAGAGGAATATGGTTTTATGTCTCTTTTTGATAATAATCAAACTTTAACTAACCCTGTTTCTTGGTTAAAACATCAAAAATATCTAGAACTTAGTTTAGGTACATCAAAAGAAAATCAACAAAGTTCTCTTTCTGTTTCTAGTTTAGAAAAAATATTTCATAATCTTCTTGAAAAAAACGTCAAAATAAGCGTAGATGGTCGAGGTGTTACCTTTGAAGAAAAGGGAACAATCCTAAATTTTGATCAGCTTTCTGAAGGCTATAAAAGTATTATTATTTTTATATCCGATCTACTTTCTCGTCTCTTAAAAAATCAACCTGAAACTAAAAATATTGAAGAATTACATGGAATAGTTTTAGTTGATGAAATTGATCTTCATTTGCACCCAAAATGGCAAAGATCTTTAGCTGAAAAACTACGTAAACTACTACCTAATATTCAATTTATGTTTACAACTCATAGCCCAACTATTATCCAAGGAGCTTCTAATGATGCTATCATTTATAGAGTATTTAGAAATTCCAATGATGGAAAAACAAGAGTAAGCGCTCCTTACTACAGAAAAGATTTAAATCATTTGATGATTAATACTTTGTTAACATCTCCTTTATTTGGTTTAGAGGACTCAAGATTAGATACTAATAATAATAATTCTGATACCAGTCAAACCTATCTACTTTATAAAATTAATAAGAAATTAGAAGATATGCTGAGTGAACGGAAAGAAAAAGGAGAAACATTTATTTCTGATAATGAAATAGACTCATTAATCCAAAATATTATAGATGAAGAATTAGGATAA
- a CDS encoding DNA adenine methylase codes for MDQQHIHTIDYKLEVPHIIKYMGSKRKLLAYLGDSINEIYEGENICDLFAGTSVLSGSLGHSATMHSNDIQKYSAILSKTYLGNYDSIEFKNLINDVVKLAQNHVDKIKKLYPHLVFDYTIEMSLDEFNIIEKQQQELINTDFKNTKHFLFIKNYSGTYWSFEQCLWIDGLRAAAEKYIKSPAYYPILSSLMFAMAYNAQSTGHYAQYRDANNIASMKDIIIYRRKEILPYFRKKLIELIESIESNKFNHVITSLDYRDCLDIIPKGTLVYADPPYAFVHYSRFYHVLETLVKYDYPEVLFKGRYRTDRHQSPFCKRTEVIGAFEVMFEKIKRKNSKLILSYSNNGMISLEQILNIATKIFKNEYIVHSKAVDYTHSTMGRSEDKSREVKEYLIIARPI; via the coding sequence TTGGATCAACAACACATACACACAATAGATTATAAATTAGAAGTTCCCCATATTATAAAATATATGGGATCAAAACGAAAACTCTTGGCATACTTAGGAGATTCTATTAATGAAATATACGAAGGAGAAAATATATGTGATTTATTTGCAGGAACAAGTGTTTTAAGTGGTTCTTTAGGTCATTCTGCAACAATGCATTCAAATGATATTCAAAAATACTCAGCTATTCTATCAAAAACATATCTTGGAAATTATGATTCAATTGAATTTAAAAACTTAATAAATGATGTAGTGAAATTAGCTCAAAATCATGTTGATAAAATTAAAAAATTATATCCTCATTTAGTTTTTGATTATACAATAGAAATGTCTCTAGACGAATTTAATATAATAGAAAAACAGCAGCAAGAACTAATCAATACTGATTTTAAAAACACCAAACATTTTCTATTTATTAAGAACTATTCTGGCACATATTGGTCATTTGAACAATGTTTATGGATTGATGGATTAAGAGCAGCGGCAGAAAAATACATTAAATCACCTGCTTATTATCCAATACTTTCTAGCTTAATGTTTGCAATGGCATATAATGCACAAAGCACAGGACATTATGCTCAATATCGAGATGCAAACAATATAGCATCTATGAAGGATATTATTATATATCGTAGAAAAGAAATACTTCCATATTTTAGGAAAAAGCTTATTGAACTAATAGAATCAATAGAGTCTAATAAATTTAACCATGTAATAACTTCTCTAGATTACAGAGATTGCTTAGATATTATTCCTAAAGGTACTCTAGTATATGCTGACCCTCCCTATGCCTTTGTCCATTATTCTCGATTTTACCACGTATTAGAAACATTAGTTAAGTATGATTATCCTGAGGTTCTATTTAAAGGACGATATAGAACCGATCGACATCAATCTCCATTTTGTAAAAGGACAGAAGTTATTGGGGCTTTTGAAGTAATGTTTGAGAAAATAAAAAGAAAGAACTCAAAACTTATACTAAGTTATAGTAATAATGGAATGATTTCTTTAGAACAGATACTAAATATAGCAACAAAAATTTTTAAAAATGAATACATTGTACATTCAAAAGCTGTTGATTACACTCATAGTACAATGGGGAGATCTGAAGATAAATCAAGGGAAGTTAAAGAATATTTGATTATTGCAAGACCAATATAG
- a CDS encoding site-specific integrase, which produces MIQFVVVYNFKNKLRKDGTALVQIRAYLNAKRKYFSTGIYLTPSQWSDKGNMVINHPHSFQYNAEIRRQLDELEVYTLDWIKKHGSMTLEQLEEYFKYEDVQSFTAFWKYEMENDTKLTKETKKKHKTAFNHWVRFQKDIQFSELTYNLIENFDKFLYKQKLHVNTVFTHHKQVRKYINLAIKRGTFDGNKNPYLNFKPGSLPTERTVLSTDEVQRLEALTFKQDEFYLELIRDMFLFSCYTGLRFSDTCAVRHKDIDQDKEGLILNLVAKKTSKQLLLPLYKLHKRKPEALIYKYRIIQEGAEEEPIFHKYTNQYFNRTLKELAALAAIPKTITSHVGRHTFATHLASKVPIHILKAILQHSKIETTMGYLHLSNKLVNDALDGVDW; this is translated from the coding sequence ATGATCCAATTTGTAGTTGTTTATAACTTTAAAAATAAACTAAGAAAGGACGGCACGGCACTCGTCCAAATAAGAGCCTATTTAAATGCTAAAAGAAAATATTTTTCTACTGGCATCTACCTTACCCCTTCCCAATGGAGCGATAAGGGCAATATGGTCATCAACCATCCCCACAGTTTCCAGTACAATGCTGAAATAAGGCGGCAACTAGACGAATTAGAGGTCTATACCTTGGATTGGATCAAGAAGCACGGCTCCATGACCTTGGAGCAACTAGAGGAGTATTTTAAATACGAAGATGTGCAGTCCTTTACGGCTTTTTGGAAATATGAGATGGAAAACGATACCAAGCTGACCAAAGAAACCAAAAAAAAGCACAAAACAGCTTTTAATCATTGGGTACGCTTTCAAAAGGATATTCAGTTTTCAGAGCTGACTTATAATTTGATTGAGAATTTTGATAAGTTTCTCTATAAGCAAAAACTACACGTTAATACAGTTTTCACCCATCATAAGCAGGTACGTAAATACATTAATCTTGCTATTAAAAGAGGAACCTTTGATGGCAACAAAAACCCTTATCTTAATTTTAAACCTGGTTCTTTACCCACAGAGCGAACGGTCTTATCTACAGACGAGGTGCAACGCTTAGAAGCCTTGACCTTTAAACAGGATGAATTTTATCTGGAGCTGATTCGGGATATGTTTCTTTTCTCTTGTTATACGGGCTTGCGCTTTTCTGATACTTGCGCTGTACGCCATAAGGACATCGATCAGGATAAGGAGGGGCTAATCTTAAATCTTGTGGCCAAAAAGACCAGCAAGCAGCTCTTACTGCCTTTGTATAAGTTGCACAAGCGAAAACCCGAAGCGTTAATCTATAAATATAGAATCATCCAAGAGGGCGCTGAAGAGGAGCCGATCTTTCATAAATACACCAACCAGTATTTTAATCGTACCCTCAAGGAGCTGGCTGCTTTGGCTGCCATTCCCAAAACGATCACGAGCCATGTTGGTCGCCATACTTTTGCTACGCACTTAGCCTCTAAAGTGCCCATTCATATTTTAAAGGCGATCTTACAGCATTCTAAAATTGAAACGACTATGGGCTATTTGCATTTGTCTAATAAGTTGGTTAATGATGCCTTGGATGGGGTGGATTGGTAG
- a CDS encoding sodium:solute symporter family protein, which yields MEIYLFISIYVLLIIGLSYFYARNASEEDYLISGRDRNTWNILASKFAGAVGVSTFITYTSYAYKFGSWGVIPLILGAIFGYSIFAFWASPKIKQFSLGQQFYTQGDLVRFITNNTNTSLLTNGVTILIQFFWILLSLVGGAKTIAYFDLLSYEIALIFTAVIILCYILLSGFKAVIITDIFQTIIILILLGIIVFNVLSADNTIQVNQLLAVQPLETVKASDIIGLMLYGGLSVFGLADRYQLCYAAKDVNAVKKGMSLALIPIILIVFLLMLVGLSALAQNNSLDYDNAFIYAMQNLLSPSLQPVLLLLFFAGLMSSADTNIFAVSSHATLSLNPTDKVKMVRLMTVLVVLIATFIAFFWRSIVDITIVGAAMRITISIPMIYIISRGNNTGRFIASTLGGVTALIIGIILFGSSPKIVLLVLLGSFLGLIYKSKNDELFWN from the coding sequence ATGGAAATCTACCTTTTTATTAGCATCTATGTATTGCTTATTATTGGTCTATCCTACTTCTACGCCAGAAATGCTTCTGAGGAAGATTATTTAATATCAGGTAGAGACCGAAATACATGGAACATCTTAGCTTCTAAATTTGCAGGTGCTGTTGGAGTTAGTACATTTATTACCTATACCAGTTATGCCTACAAATTTGGCAGTTGGGGGGTCATTCCTCTTATTTTAGGCGCTATTTTTGGATATAGCATTTTTGCCTTTTGGGCCAGTCCTAAAATAAAACAATTTTCGTTAGGACAACAATTTTATACCCAAGGCGATTTAGTACGTTTTATCACCAATAATACCAACACTAGTTTATTAACAAATGGCGTTACGATCCTTATACAATTTTTCTGGATTCTATTGTCCTTAGTTGGCGGCGCCAAAACAATTGCTTATTTTGATTTATTGTCCTATGAAATAGCCCTTATATTTACTGCTGTTATTATCCTTTGTTATATCTTATTATCAGGTTTTAAAGCTGTTATTATTACTGATATTTTTCAAACGATTATCATCCTAATTTTATTAGGAATTATAGTTTTTAATGTCCTGTCAGCAGATAATACCATCCAAGTTAATCAATTGCTAGCCGTACAACCACTAGAAACGGTAAAGGCAAGTGATATTATTGGCTTAATGTTATATGGCGGTCTATCTGTTTTTGGTCTGGCAGATCGTTACCAACTCTGTTATGCTGCCAAAGACGTCAATGCAGTAAAAAAAGGGATGAGCTTAGCACTAATTCCAATTATTCTTATTGTTTTTCTACTCATGCTTGTTGGCTTATCTGCATTGGCACAAAATAATAGCCTAGACTATGACAATGCATTCATCTATGCCATGCAAAACCTCTTATCTCCCTCTTTACAACCTGTTCTGCTTCTTTTATTTTTTGCTGGTCTAATGAGCTCTGCCGATACCAATATTTTTGCCGTTTCTTCCCACGCAACTCTCAGCCTTAATCCTACGGATAAGGTCAAAATGGTTCGATTGATGACTGTTTTAGTTGTTCTTATCGCAACTTTTATCGCTTTTTTCTGGAGAAGTATTGTTGACATTACAATTGTTGGAGCAGCCATGCGAATAACCATTTCGATTCCTATGATTTATATCATTAGTAGAGGCAATAATACAGGGCGTTTTATCGCTTCTACTTTAGGTGGGGTCACCGCCCTAATTATAGGTATTATATTATTTGGTTCTAGCCCTAAAATTGTTTTGTTGGTACTCCTAGGTTCCTTTTTAGGACTCATTTACAAAAGTAAAAATGATGAGCTCTTTTGGAATTAA
- a CDS encoding S1C family serine protease produces MKNNMFSLVIASAMGGAIALGGAQLLAPSPNVQTIQVSTNTEKQSSSQTSKQFVTNHGTLDRPNSFAEAADRAMPAVVNITAITEHKARNEREKRYYQFFGGPDPSKSTGSGVIISEKGYIVTNNHVIKGATKVDVTLSDNRKFEAEVMGTDPSTDLAVLKITSNNLPVVELANSDETKIGEWVLAIGNPFELTSTVTAGIISAKGRDISILNGQYSIESFIQTDAAVNPGNSGGALVNADGKLIGINTAIYAPSGTYAGYSFAVPINLVKKVMQDLIDHGEVKRAFLGIMIQSVDSDMAQELDLTVTEGVYVSELIEGGAAIQSELKTGDVITQINGINTSSVPKLQEQIGSRDPGDAIIVTVNRKGTSKNITVKLKTRD; encoded by the coding sequence ATGAAAAATAATATGTTTTCTTTGGTTATAGCAAGTGCAATGGGCGGCGCTATAGCATTAGGTGGAGCTCAATTATTAGCTCCAAGTCCCAATGTACAAACCATTCAGGTGTCCACCAACACAGAAAAACAATCGAGTTCCCAAACGTCCAAACAATTCGTCACCAATCATGGTACATTAGATCGCCCCAATAGTTTTGCAGAAGCGGCAGATCGTGCCATGCCAGCCGTAGTTAATATCACAGCAATTACAGAACATAAGGCAAGAAATGAGCGAGAAAAAAGATATTATCAATTCTTTGGAGGTCCCGACCCATCTAAATCAACAGGTTCTGGTGTAATCATTAGTGAAAAAGGCTATATCGTTACCAATAACCATGTGATTAAAGGCGCTACCAAAGTAGATGTTACCTTGAGTGACAATCGAAAATTTGAAGCTGAAGTCATGGGAACAGATCCATCAACAGATCTTGCTGTTTTAAAAATCACCAGCAACAACTTGCCCGTTGTAGAATTAGCGAATTCTGATGAAACAAAAATAGGCGAATGGGTCTTGGCGATTGGCAATCCATTTGAATTGACATCAACTGTCACAGCAGGTATCATCAGCGCAAAAGGCAGAGACATTAGTATTCTTAATGGTCAATATAGCATAGAATCATTTATACAGACAGATGCCGCTGTTAATCCTGGCAACAGTGGAGGCGCTTTGGTCAATGCTGATGGGAAATTAATTGGTATCAATACAGCCATCTATGCTCCTTCTGGAACCTATGCTGGCTACTCTTTTGCGGTTCCCATTAACTTGGTAAAAAAAGTAATGCAAGACTTAATTGATCACGGAGAAGTTAAACGTGCATTTTTAGGCATTATGATCCAGAGCGTTGATAGTGATATGGCTCAAGAATTGGACTTAACAGTCACCGAAGGCGTTTATGTCAGTGAGTTAATAGAGGGAGGAGCTGCGATACAATCTGAATTAAAAACAGGAGATGTTATCACCCAAATCAATGGCATTAACACTTCTAGCGTTCCTAAATTGCAAGAACAAATTGGAAGTAGAGATCCTGGCGACGCTATTATAGTTACGGTCAACAGAAAAGGGACATCTAAAAATATTACGGTAAAACTAAAAACCAGAGATTAA
- a CDS encoding GNAT family N-acetyltransferase encodes MLNIQPYSSEYKEQCLVVFKSNIPQYFLLEELKEFSDWLDQKASDGRYYIALQQDVVVACGGYFCDKNRNKLGLSWGMVHVNLQGTGIGTRLTQYRIQKMMAEFPNETYMIDTSQHTFGFYQKLGFVTKEITPNGFGEGMDKYYMEFVHHNG; translated from the coding sequence ATGCTCAACATTCAACCCTACTCTTCTGAATATAAAGAACAATGTTTAGTTGTTTTTAAGTCTAATATTCCTCAATATTTTTTGCTTGAAGAACTGAAAGAATTTAGCGATTGGCTCGACCAAAAAGCATCAGATGGACGTTATTATATTGCTCTACAACAAGACGTTGTTGTTGCTTGTGGTGGCTATTTTTGTGATAAGAACCGCAATAAATTAGGTTTATCTTGGGGAATGGTTCATGTCAATTTACAAGGTACAGGGATAGGCACTCGTCTGACTCAATATAGAATCCAAAAAATGATGGCAGAATTCCCTAATGAAACCTATATGATTGATACCTCTCAACATACCTTTGGCTTTTATCAAAAACTAGGTTTTGTAACAAAAGAAATTACGCCAAATGGTTTTGGAGAAGGAATGGATAAGTATTATATGGAATTTGTCCACCATAATGGCTAA
- a CDS encoding superoxide dismutase: MKKRDFLKTSAILTMGAMITPLVSCENKPQDQPSTPSKEQAPTQTTLFELPKLTYAFDALEPHIDARTMEIHHGKHHAGYTKKFNKALEGSNWANKPLTEIMAGVQDQDSDLGLRNNGGGYYNHKLFWEVIGPNKGGEPTAELADAITQSFGSFENFSTAFKDAAKNRFGSGWAWLIKTPAGKLAVTDTPNQDNPLMVNLVEQAGTPILGLDVWEHAYYLHYQNKRSDYINAFFSLINWEAVAQKFAAL; this comes from the coding sequence ATGAAAAAACGTGACTTCTTAAAAACTAGCGCCATACTAACAATGGGAGCAATGATAACTCCCTTAGTAAGCTGTGAAAATAAACCCCAAGATCAACCATCAACTCCTTCAAAAGAACAGGCACCTACCCAAACTACACTTTTTGAACTCCCAAAATTGACCTACGCCTTTGATGCTCTAGAACCACATATTGATGCCAGAACAATGGAGATTCATCATGGTAAACATCATGCGGGGTATACCAAAAAATTTAACAAAGCACTTGAAGGTTCTAACTGGGCAAACAAACCCTTGACTGAAATTATGGCTGGGGTACAAGATCAAGACAGTGATTTAGGACTTCGTAATAATGGAGGCGGATACTATAACCATAAATTATTTTGGGAGGTGATTGGACCAAACAAAGGAGGAGAACCAACCGCTGAATTGGCAGATGCAATTACTCAATCTTTTGGTTCATTCGAAAATTTTTCTACTGCATTTAAAGATGCTGCAAAAAATCGTTTTGGTTCTGGATGGGCATGGCTAATCAAAACTCCTGCGGGCAAATTGGCAGTGACAGATACTCCCAATCAGGACAATCCTCTAATGGTTAATTTAGTAGAACAGGCAGGAACTCCTATTTTGGGCTTAGATGTTTGGGAACATGCCTATTATTTGCATTATCAAAATAAGCGCAGTGATTATATCAATGCCTTTTTTAGTTTAATCAATTGGGAAGCAGTTGCCCAAAAGTTTGCAGCACTTTAA
- a CDS encoding serine hydroxymethyltransferase, giving the protein MLKDTKVQSLIKQEWNRQSAGIELIASENIVSKQVMETMGTCLTNKYAEGYPGKRYYGGCEVVDKIEQLAIDRACELYGAEYANVQPHSGAQANAAIYLMAMNPGDKVLGFDLSHGGHLTHGSPANFSGKIYQPIFYGVEEETGRIDMDRVAEIAKKERPQMIVCGASAYSREWEYERFRAIADEVGAFLWCDMAHPAGLIAAGLLKNPLEYCHVVTTTTHKTLRGPRGGMILAGKNIENPFDIRWKKSGNLKKISTLLNGAVFPGIQGGPLEHVIAAKAVAFHEALQPAFINYQKQVINNAQAMATAFVERGYKVISGGTDNHLMLIDLRAKGVTGKDAENTLIKADITVNKNMVPFDSESPFVTSGMRVGTAAITTRGFKEADCIKTVDWVDRVLTNIEDEDTISQVRSEVNEYMANFPLFASEEEAMLVENIM; this is encoded by the coding sequence ATGTTAAAAGACACCAAAGTTCAAAGCTTGATTAAGCAAGAATGGAATCGCCAAAGTGCAGGAATTGAATTAATAGCTTCTGAAAACATTGTTAGTAAGCAAGTTATGGAAACAATGGGTACTTGCCTTACCAATAAATATGCAGAAGGTTATCCTGGTAAACGTTATTATGGTGGTTGTGAAGTTGTAGACAAAATTGAGCAGTTAGCAATTGATAGGGCTTGTGAGCTTTACGGAGCAGAATATGCCAATGTACAGCCTCATTCTGGCGCTCAGGCGAATGCAGCTATTTATTTGATGGCAATGAATCCTGGCGATAAGGTTTTAGGATTTGATTTGTCTCATGGTGGGCATTTAACGCATGGTTCTCCTGCCAACTTCTCTGGAAAAATTTATCAGCCTATTTTTTATGGGGTAGAGGAAGAGACAGGAAGGATTGATATGGATAGAGTTGCAGAAATTGCCAAAAAAGAACGTCCTCAAATGATCGTTTGTGGTGCTTCTGCTTATTCTAGAGAATGGGAATATGAACGTTTTAGAGCAATTGCTGATGAGGTGGGTGCCTTTTTGTGGTGTGATATGGCACATCCTGCTGGGCTTATCGCTGCTGGTTTGCTCAAAAACCCTTTGGAGTACTGTCATGTTGTGACGACAACAACCCATAAAACGCTAAGAGGGCCACGTGGAGGTATGATCTTGGCAGGGAAGAATATCGAAAACCCATTTGATATTCGCTGGAAAAAAAGCGGCAACCTTAAAAAAATTAGCACCTTACTCAATGGAGCAGTCTTTCCTGGTATCCAAGGAGGTCCTTTAGAGCATGTTATTGCTGCCAAAGCAGTTGCTTTTCATGAGGCTTTACAACCAGCATTTATCAATTATCAAAAACAAGTAATTAATAATGCACAAGCAATGGCTACTGCTTTTGTTGAGCGTGGATACAAAGTAATATCGGGTGGGACAGATAATCATTTGATGTTGATTGACCTGAGAGCTAAAGGCGTAACGGGGAAAGATGCCGAAAATACATTGATAAAGGCAGATATTACCGTTAATAAAAATATGGTTCCTTTTGATTCAGAATCTCCTTTTGTTACTTCGGGAATGCGTGTGGGAACAGCTGCTATTACTACTCGTGGATTTAAAGAGGCGGATTGTATTAAAACAGTAGATTGGGTGGATCGTGTATTAACAAACATAGAGGACGAAGACACGATTAGTCAAGTTCGTTCAGAAGTGAATGAATATATGGCTAATTTCCCATTGTTTGCTTCGGAAGAAGAAGCTATGTTGGTTGAAAATATTATGTAA
- a CDS encoding CDP-alcohol phosphatidyltransferase family protein, with amino-acid sequence MIKKYIPNTVTLSNLLCGCLALISIFTDQVQMVPLFIAISLLADYFDGLLARLLKVNSPMGRELDSLADMVSFGVVPGAMLFYLINEAKGIEVVDFQDFSTLVGLIGFIVTLFSCVRLAKFNLDTRQTEGFVGLNTPACTIFVLGLLLIALGDIYGMRLTVINEVFLYSVSIVLSYLLIAEIPMFSFKFKSLELKGNKIRVSFILVTILCFSIFKFGAALSFIILCYVLISIVLWMGGMLKREKREF; translated from the coding sequence ATGATAAAGAAATACATTCCCAATACTGTTACCTTATCTAATTTGCTATGTGGTTGTTTAGCATTGATTAGTATTTTTACAGATCAAGTTCAAATGGTTCCACTCTTTATAGCAATTAGTTTATTGGCAGATTATTTTGACGGCTTATTAGCACGTCTATTAAAAGTAAACTCTCCAATGGGTAGAGAACTGGATTCTTTGGCTGATATGGTTTCTTTTGGTGTTGTTCCTGGGGCAATGTTGTTTTATTTAATTAATGAAGCCAAAGGAATTGAAGTGGTTGATTTTCAAGATTTTTCGACTTTAGTTGGGTTAATTGGCTTTATTGTAACTTTATTTTCTTGCGTCCGCTTAGCAAAATTTAACTTGGATACTCGACAAACAGAAGGCTTTGTTGGGCTTAATACACCTGCTTGTACGATTTTTGTGCTGGGGCTTTTGTTAATCGCATTAGGCGATATATACGGTATGCGTTTGACGGTTATAAATGAAGTGTTCCTTTATTCGGTGTCGATTGTTTTGTCTTATCTCTTGATTGCTGAAATCCCAATGTTTAGTTTTAAATTTAAATCGCTGGAATTGAAAGGAAACAAAATTCGGGTTTCTTTTATTCTTGTAACTATTTTGTGCTTTTCGATTTTTAAATTTGGAGCAGCACTTAGTTTTATTATTCTTTGTTATGTTTTAATTTCTATTGTACTGTGGATGGGGGGAATGCTAAAGCGAGAGAAAAGAGAGTTTTAG